Genomic segment of Campylobacter sp. MIT 99-7217:
GACAAAAGCTACATCCGCTCTTGCAGCCCACCTGAGAAGAAACGCAAATCGTATATCTTGCGTGCTTTGTGATCTTGCCATTTTCATCGCTCTGTTCTTCTTTCATCGGCAAAAGCACGCTTTCTATCAACAAGCCGTCATTTAAGCGAAAAAGATATTTTATGCTCTTATCCTTGCTTTGTTCAAATTTAACGCACTCAAGTGGAGAAAAATGATAATGCCTTGATAAATCCTGCCTTAGCTCCTTTGGCAAAGAAGACATTTGAGAAAAATCATCGGCGTATTTTTGGTAAATCCATTCAAAAATTTGTTTCACACGAAACTTTTTATCAAATCTGCTCTCAAATTCTTCCTTTGTGAAATTTAAGATATTTTCCTTTTTTAAATTTTCTTTTAACTTTCTTTCTTGCAATTTTTCCCTCTTTAAATCAAATTTTTATCCTGTAAAAATTCCTCAAGCTTTTTTTTGGCAAGGCTATGATTTTTGACAAAATTTTCATGAGCCTTTTCATCACAAAAATTTGTCGCACAAAGATAGCTTGTGGCTGGAATTTTAAATTTATCAGCTACTTTTAAGATAGCAAAAAGCTCCATATTTTCAAGCCTTAAGCCAAATTCTTTAAATTTGAGAGCTGCTTTTTTATCCGCACAGATATAATTTGAGCTATTGCTTTTATATGTTTCTTGTGAAACATTGAGCCGAATTTCATTTGAAATTGGACTATAAAAATTTGCACAAAGCTTTGAGTATTCAAGATTAAAACAATGCGAGCTTTCATAAATTTGCAAAAGTTCATCTTTTTCATCATAAAGCCCACAAGTGCCTATGAAGATGATTTGCTCAAATTCTTGTTTTGAATTTAAAGCCTCCCAGCAAAGCTGCCAAGTTCCCAAAGAAGCTTCTATAAGTCCTATACCAACGCCCTTTGCAAAGCTAAAATTTTCATTTCCTCCAGCACAAATGATAAGAGCTGACATTTTTATCCTTAAGATTTTTTAAGTTAAAATTATATCCAAATTTGCAAAATAAATAACCAAAGTAACAAAAGATTAATCAAATTTAGATAAAATACTCGCTTATGATTAGGGCAAAAAAACATTTCGGACAAAATTTTCTCAAAGACAGGATCGTTTTAGAAAAAATCATTCAAGCCATATCCAAAGATACGAAATTTATCGTTGAGATTGGACCTGGCTTAGGTGATTTGACGCAGGAGCTTTTGAAAATTTCTCGTGTAAAAGCCATAGAAATCGATGAGGATTTGATCCCTTTTTTAAGGCAGAAATTTAAAGAGCAGCTTGCAAGTGCAAATTTGACATTGTTAAACGCTGATGCGAGCAAGCTTTTTGAGCAAGGTTTAGACGAAAATCAGTATTTTTTGGTGGCGAATTTACCTTATTATGTCGCTAGCAATTTGATTTTGTCGGCTTTAAAAGATAAAAAATGCCTAGGGCTTATCGTTATGGTGCAAAAAGAAGTTGCGCTTAAGTTT
This window contains:
- the rsmA gene encoding 16S rRNA (adenine(1518)-N(6)/adenine(1519)-N(6))-dimethyltransferase RsmA, with translation MIRAKKHFGQNFLKDRIVLEKIIQAISKDTKFIVEIGPGLGDLTQELLKISRVKAIEIDEDLIPFLRQKFKEQLASANLTLLNADASKLFEQGLDENQYFLVANLPYYVASNLILSALKDKKCLGLIVMVQKEVALKFCAKAGDSDFSALGVLSSLICEKEFLFEVPAHCFEPAPKVTSAVMMLKKECEFEEICDIKSFEKFLRASFKAPRKTLLSNLKAYKTELLELFKALNLKENIRPHELCAKSYLKLFQNLKDSL
- a CDS encoding purine-nucleoside phosphorylase: MSALIICAGGNENFSFAKGVGIGLIEASLGTWQLCWEALNSKQEFEQIIFIGTCGLYDEKDELLQIYESSHCFNLEYSKLCANFYSPISNEIRLNVSQETYKSNSSNYICADKKAALKFKEFGLRLENMELFAILKVADKFKIPATSYLCATNFCDEKAHENFVKNHSLAKKKLEEFLQDKNLI